One stretch of Brachyhypopomus gauderio isolate BG-103 chromosome 8, BGAUD_0.2, whole genome shotgun sequence DNA includes these proteins:
- the LOC143521751 gene encoding basic immunoglobulin-like variable motif-containing protein, which translates to MPNTAESESSNVSGAGDPVAPLRASGREHERGLLSPFTRDSLRARRASSAELQLPWTCPVTHSREKFYTVCSDYALLNQARPIATPRDVPQTSSDNGAALTPSDGTASSRCQPDRIHTPSEDCDMEEALSTNTKPLLAWEIDTTDFDAVLTRKTRTSNLKKFASKKIKSSERPSRNLLDLPPQASLEELKQRKVLDLRRWYCISRPQYKTSCGISSLVSCWNFLYSTLGAGSLPPMSQEEALHILGFQPPFEEIKFGPFTGNATLMRWFRQINDHFRVRGCSYILYKPHGKHKTAGETAEGALQKLTQGLRDESMAYIYHCQNHYFCPVGFEATPLKAAKAYRGPLPLNEMEHWILIGEPSRKHPAMHCKKWADIVTDLNTQNPEYLDIRHTERGIQFRKTKKVGGNLHCLMAFQRVNWQKLGPWALNLENLRHDLHQQGAEHRSHDSSGEGLEDRASKQQGRLSRSHSTGNKSEQAWKRLSNTADYRHKVSPDSDLDEDITD; encoded by the exons ATGCCTAACACTGCGGAAAGTGAAAGCAGCAACGTGTCCGGTGCTGGTGATCCGGTGGCCCCGCTACGGGCGTCAGGCAGAGAACATGAACGGGGCCTCCTGAGTCCGTTCACCCGTGATTCCCTGCGTGCCAGACGGGCCTCCAGCGCCGAGCTCCAGCTGCCATGGACCTGCCCGGTCACTCACTCCCGGGAGAAATTTTACACAGTGTGTTCGGACTACGCGCTGCTCAACCAGGCCCGGCCTATCGCCACCCCTAGAGATGTTCCCCAGACCAGCTCTGATAACGGAGCAGCGCTGACTCCATCAGACGGCACCGCCTCGTCCCGGTGTCAGCCCGACAGGATCCATACGCCTTCAGAGGACTGTGATATGGAAGAGGCGCTGTCCACCAACACCAAGCCTCTTTTAGCCTGGGAGATCGACACCACTGACTTTGATGCAGTTCTAACCCGAAAAACAAGGACAA GTAATCTAAAGAAATTTGCCTCAAAGAAAATTAAATCATCTGAGCGCCCAAGCAGAAACCTGCTAGACCTTCCACCCCAAGCTTCTCTGGAGGAGCTCAAACAGAGGAAAGTTCTGGATCTACGCCGATG GTACTGCATAAGTCGCCCTCAGTATAAAACTTCATGTGGAATATCATCGCTTGTCTCATGCTGGAACTTTCTATACAGCACCTTGGGAGCTGGAAG CCTTCCACCCATGTCCCAGGAGGAGGCCCTACATATTCTTGGTTTCCAGCCCCCATTTGAAGAGATCAAATTTGGACCGTTTACTGGCAATGCCACGCTGATGCG ATGGTTCAGGCAGATCAATGATCATTTTCGTGTTCGAGGATGTTCCTATATTCTCTATAAACCCCACGGCAAGCACaagacagcaggagagacag CTGAGGGTGCTTTGCAGAAGCTCACCCAGGGTCTGAGAGATGAATCTATGGCTTATATTTACCACTGTCAGAACCATTACTTCTGTCCTGTGGGCTTTGAGGCTACACCTTTAAAAGCAGCCAAGGCTTACAG GGGACCCCTTCCTCTGAATGAAATGGAGCATTGGATTCTTATTGGGGAACCAAGCAGGAAACATCCAGCCATGCACTGTAAAAA GTGGGCTGATATTGTAACAGATCTGAACACACAGAACCCAGAATACTTGGACATTCGTCATACTGAACGAGGCATTCAGTTTCGGAAAACTAAGAAG GTGGGAGGCAACCTGCATTGTCTTATGGCCTTCCAAAGAGTCAACTGGCAGAAACTAGGACCCTGGGCACTGAACCTGGAAAATCTGAGGCATGACCTGCACCAACAGGGGGCAGAACACAGAAGCCATGATTCATCAGGCGAGGGTTTAGAAGACAGAGCATCCAAACAGCAAGGGCGCCTAAGCCGCTCGCACAGCACAGGAAACAAGTCTGAACAGGCCTGGAAACGTCTGTCCAATACTGCAGATTACAGGCACAAAGTCTCTCCTGACAGTGACCTGGATGAGGACATTACTGACTGA
- the LOC143521753 gene encoding uncharacterized protein LOC143521753, which translates to MTQRLMIIDTDCGIDDAQAIMLALAAPNVKIVGITCCFGNTDVDNVCQNVLRVLSVCQRTQIPVFRGAAASLVGAIKPFKDHFGTDGLGDVLEDRDSDIWKKQVQEEHAVNALIRLVNEHQGQVSLVALGPLTNLALAIRLDPGISQKLKDLYIMGGNMEGKGNVRPCTEFNFFMDPESAYIVLEEYLCPTHLATWEFTCRHKLSWEFFDELTNQDTAASRFMKTITSKCWAFSREPAASIKDVLFGSGFVSYDAYAVAACVDSSVITESMECAVRVETQGELGRGLLALDPTGRLDKSHRVFVMTTCDLSKFRAMLMASIKQP; encoded by the exons ATGACTCAGAGGTTGATGATAATTGACACTGACTGTGGCATAGATGATGCCCAGGCTATCATGCTTGCTCTAGCTGCACCCAATGTGAAGATTGTTGGCATCACGTGCTGCTTTGGGAACACCGACGTGGATAACGTGTGTCAGAACGTGCTCCGTGTGCTCTCCGTCTGTCAGCGCACTCAG atccCAGTCTTCCGAGGGGCTGCGGCCTCTTTGGTTGGAGCAATCAAACCGTTCAAAGATCATTTTGGGACAGATGGATTGGGAGATGTCCTGGAGGACAGGGACTCAGACATTTGGAAAAAGCAAGTACAGGAAGAGCATGCAGTTAATGCTTTGATCAGGCTGGTCAATGAACACCAAGGACAG GTCTCCCTTGTGGCTCTGGGTCCTCTCACTAATTTAGCACTGGCTATTAGACTGGATCCTGGCATCTCGCAGAAGCTCAAAGATTTATACATCATGGGTGGCAATATGGAAG GAAAAGGAAATGTGAGGCCATGCACAGAGTTTAATTTCTTCATGGATCCTGAGTCTGCCTACATAGTGTTAGAGGAATACTTGTGCCCCACACACTTAGCAACATGGGAGTTTACATGTAGACACAAGCTTTCTTGG GAATTTTTTGATGAGCTGACCAACCAGGACACAGCAGCTTCAAGATTTATGAAGACCATCACCTCCAAGTGCTGGGCCTTCTCCAGAGAGCCTGCTGCCAGCATCAAAGATGTGCTCTTTGGGTCAGGGTTCGTGTCCTATGACGCATACGCTGTAGCCGCGTGTGTGGACAGCAGCGTAATCACAGAGAGCATGGAGTGTGCTGTCCGTGTGGAGACCCAGGGAGAGCTGGGCCGGGGGCTGCTGGCGCTGGACCCCACTGGTCGGCTGGATAAGAGCCACCGCGTGTTTGTGATGACGACCTGTGACCTCAGCAAGTTTAGAGCCATGCTCATGGCTTCTATAAAGCAACCCTGA